One Miscanthus floridulus cultivar M001 chromosome 11, ASM1932011v1, whole genome shotgun sequence DNA window includes the following coding sequences:
- the LOC136491911 gene encoding cytochrome P450 89A9-like, protein MEALAQLLLTLGLAVLALFAFFRSTTAEHLRGAPTRRRRRRNIVVSDPAIVQLTLIDHADAFSNRPAAHFPKAKGFTGAYSINSVPHGPLWRALRCNLTSDILHPTRLHPLAALQQEAAEALVADLSTRTRGGGEVVVRDSLHASVFALSARFCFGDGVAGERCVRALEREVLQFTLTFVQDSALFAGSGRMTRLRHWRRWLRCSGTLGRVYKLVHPIIAARKQSRRTGIRSYVDSLLDLQIPDSENGDDATTTGSKRRPLSDKEIVRLVFEFLGANTESVVSCVEWTLAHLVIDPEVQKKLHREITGGIQEDNGIVVSEERLHRRLPYLRAVMLESLRLHPPVPIIARDVSAKDAAIAGTPPAPDDAKPVVVITDIHKIGRNSKVWTGPDEFCPERFLAGGETEGVGP, encoded by the coding sequence CGCGGTGCTCCCACGCGACGCCGACGCCGGCGAAACATTGTAGTCAGCGACCCTGCCATCGTCCAGCTCACGCTGATCGACCATGCCGATGCCTTCTCCAACCGCCCCGCCGCGCACTTCCCCAAGGCCAAGGGCTTTACCGGAGCCTACAGCATAAACAGCGTGCCCCATGGCCCGTTGTGGCGGGCGCTTCGGTGCAACCTCACCTCCGACATCCTCCACCCCACGCGCCTCCACCCCCTCGCCGCACTCCAGCAGGAAGCCGCCGAGGCCCTCGTTGCCGACCTCTCCACCCGCACCCGGGGTGGTGGCGAAGTGGTTGTCCGGGACAGCCTCCACGCCTCCGTGTTCGCGCTGTCCGCGCGTTTCTGCTTTGGCGACGGCGTCGCCGGCGAGCGCTGTGTGCGTGCCCTAGAGCGTGAGGTGCTGCAGTTCACACTGACGTTCGTGCAAGACAGTGCCTTGTTTGCAGGCTCAGGTAGGATGACGAGGCTCCGACACTGGAGGCGGTGGCTACGCTGCTCCGGCACATTAGGGCGCGTGTACAAGCTCGTCCACCCCATCATCGCTGCCCGGAAGCAGTCTCGACGTACTGGCATCCGCTCTTACGTTGACTCACTCCTCGACCTCCAGATCCCTGACAGCGAGAATGGTGACGACGCCACCACGACAGGAAGCAAGCGCCGGCCCCTCAGTGACAAGGAAATAGTGAGGCTGGTGTTTGAATTTCTTGGCGCTAACACCGAGTCCGTGGTGTCATGTGTCGAGTGGACACTTGCCCACCTCGTCATCGACCCGGAGGTCCAGAAGAAGCTGCACCGTGAGATCACAGGCGGCATCCAGGAGGACAATGGCATCGTCGTCTCCGAGGAGCGACTCCATCGTCGTCTACCATACCTGCGGGCCGTGATGCTGGAGAGCCTCCGGCTACATCCACCGGTGCCCATTATCGCGCGCGATGTCAGTGCCAAGGACGCGGCGATCGCCGGAACACCGCCGGCACCAGACGATGCCAAGCCAGTGGTCGTCATAACGGACATACACAAGATCGGGAGGAACAGCAAGGTATGGACAGGCCCTGACGAATTCTGCCCAGAGAGGTTCCTCGCGGGTGGCGAGACCGAGGGAGTGGGCCCGTGA
- the LOC136490631 gene encoding protein LURP-one-related 6-like: protein MDKSIPVVSKIFCSGTPTMLMIRRRPIVVNGGGFVVTDLSHNIVFVVDGCGILGSKGELMVKDGEGEPILFISKKGGIVQALSTRNKWNGYSMDYQGKNKLVFSLTDPKSCTAQGAPIRIHIEPKRNCKNWDFEIGGSFADRDCTIVDCTRKIVAQMGMKELIGGKDFYHVEVQSGYDQAFIIGVMAILDNIHGESTRC from the exons ATGGACAAGAGCATTCCTGTAGTTAGCAAGATTTTTTGCTCAGGCACTCCAACAATGCTGATGATAAGGAGGAGACCTATTGTAGTGAATGGTGGCGGTTTTGTTGTTACTGACCTCAGTCATAACATTGTATTCGTCGTAGATGGTTGTGGAATACTTGGATCCAAGGGAGAGCTCATGGTCAAAGATGGTGAAGGAGAACCAATATTATTCATCTCTAAAAAG GGAGGAATTGTCCAGGCGCTAAGCACAAGGAACAAATGGAATGGATACTCCATGGATTACCAAGGAAAAAACAAGTTGGTTTTTAGCCTAACTGATCCAAAATCATGCACAGCACAAGGTGCTCCGATTAGAATTCATATTGAACCCAAGAGGAATTGCAAAAATTGGGATTTCGAAATTGGTGGATCTTTTGCAGATAGAGACTGTACAATAGTTGATTGCACCAGAAAAATAGTAGCCCAG ATGGGTATGAAAGAGCTGATAGGAGGCAAAGACTTCTACCATGTGGAAGTGCAGTCAGGATATGACCAAGCTTTCATCATTGGGGTGATGGCAATTCTTGACAACATACATGGAGAATCCACCAGATGCTGA
- the LOC136490629 gene encoding pentatricopeptide repeat-containing protein At2g06000-like encodes MFLRHDTLLLLRLRLPPHHPLLRLLHYAFSPEAHPPPQHPAPAAPHAAELWIAKALASAALLRPHCLPAFRGLAPSPLAAAAAVRLAQCAGSALRIFSALHSPPLSVPPSEQSYSHVIASLCRSGRLRDALKLFDQMTDQAGYLPEAGFFSFVAGSCTNAGLLDAAATLLTKGSRFGCRIEPYAYNNLLNSLIARGRAQDAVALFESWIQDGLYSPDARNFNVVIKGVCRVGNFQKALELVERMTEFGCSPDTITHNILVDGLCRAKQVNRGHEVLRRLQRDGVCMPNVVTYTSVISGYCKAGRMKDALSVYNDMLESGTKPNTVTCNVLINGYGKASDMESAVRMYRQLILRRCPPDIVTFSSLIDGYCRCGQLDDAMRIWKEMGQHHIQPNVYTFSIIIHSLCKQNRSAEALGFLRELNTRADIAPQTFIYNPVIDILCKGGKVDEANLIVTDMEEKGCHPDKYTYTILIIGHCMKGRIAEAITLFHKMVETGCRPDNITVNSFISCVLKAGMPNEVDQIMLIASGHASASQKVSSHQSQRLDISVAV; translated from the coding sequence ATGTTCCTCCGCCACGatacgctcctcctcctccgcctccgcctacCTCCTCACCACCCCCTACTCCGCCTCCTCCACTACGCCTTCAGCCCCGAGGCCCACCCGCCGCCGCAACACCCGGCCCCGGCAGCGCCGCACGCCGCCGAGCTCTGGATCGCCAAGGCGCTCGCGTCAGCGGCCCTCCTTCGTCCGCACTGCCTCCCGGCCTTCCGCGGCCTCGCGCCCTCCCCGCTTGCTGCCGCGGCCGCAGTCCGGCTCGCGCAGTGCGCCGGCTCTGCCCTCCGCATCTTCTCCGCCCTGCACTCCCCGCCGCTCTCTGTACCTCCTTCTGAGCAGTCCTACAGCCACGTTATCGCGTCACTCTGCCGTTCCGGTCGTCTCAGGGACGCACTAAAGCTGTTCGACCAAATGACGGATCAGGCGGGGTACTTACCCGAAGCAGGGTTCTTCTCGTTCGTGGCCGGCTCCTGCACCAATGCTGGCCTTCTTGATGCTGCGGCGACTTTGCTCACGAAGGGCTCCCGGTTTGGTTGTCGCATTGAGCCGTATGCATATAACAACCTCTTGAACTCGTTAATTGCCCGTGGCCGTGCGCAGGATGCTGTTGCTTTGTTTGAGAGCTGGATTCAGGATGGGCTGTATTCTCCCGATGCCAGGAATTTTAATGTTGTCATTAAGGGGGTGTGTCGAGTGGGGAATTTCCAGAAGGCACTTGAGTTAGTTGAAAGGATGACTGAGTTTGGGTGTTCTCCGGATACCATCACACACAATATTCTTGTTGATGGGCTATGCAGGGCGAAGCAGGTGAACAGGGGCCATGAGGTATTGAGGAGACTCCAGAGGGATGGTGTTTGCATGCCCAATGTTGTGACATACACCTCGGTAATATCAGGTTATTGTAAGGCTGGCAGGATGAAGGATGCGTTGTCAGTATATAATGACATGCTTGAATCTGGAACAAAGCCCAACACGGTCACATGCAATGTGCTTATTAATGGATATGGAAAGGCTTCGGACATGGAATCTGCAGTGAGAATGTATCGGCAGCTGATTCTCCGTCGCTGCCCTCCCGACATTGTGACATTTAGTTCTTTGATTGATGGATATTGTCGGTGTGGACAGCTTGATGATGCCATGAGGATTTGGAAGGAGATGGGTCAGCATCATATTCAACCAAATGTATACACCTTCTCCATCATAATACACTCACTTTGTAAGCAGAACAGATCAGCCGAAGCTCTTGGTTTTCTAAGGGAATTGAATACGCGAGCAGACATTGCTCCACAGACATTTATATATAACCCGGTCATTGATATACTGTGCAAGGGAGGAAAGGTGGATGAAGCAAACTTGATTGTAACAGACATGGAAGAGAAAGGGTGTCATCCTGACAAGTATACATATACTATTCTAATAATTGGGCACTGTATGAAGGGTAGGATAGCAGAGGCAATCACCCTTTTCCACAAAATGGTGGAAACTGGGTGTCGCCCTGACAATATTACAGTTAATTCTTTTATTAGTTGTGTTTTGAAGGCTGGGATGCCTAATGAGGTAGATCAAATAATGCTTATTGCTTCAGGTCATGCTTCAGCTAGTCAGAAAGTTTCTTCTCACCAGAGCCAAAGACTAGATATTTCAGTTGCTGTATAG
- the LOC136490630 gene encoding uncharacterized protein: MDSSSGSGGGVEGGVREGPTTLDELYHINVVPAELHFKFRKELQGLRVGLNFEFYNLEVNDFEAKIVLKPLDYDRKWKFQYKPISGDIQLLSKKIPVTKFLNLQVGIGHNYHLNATGWKWKLSTCLGGDGVSQIRNKSKLSLFPGFDLRIGWKAEYVLPEIHGAVGTGEPAFSMNYGRLHASIDRVEAIVTQSDQYSTDLPMWKGEGVS; encoded by the exons ATGGACTCGAGCTCCGGAAGCGGCGGCGGGGTGGAGGGCGGGGTCCGGGAGGGGCCGACGACGCTGGACGAGCTGTACCATATCAACGTGGTGCCGGCCGAGCTGCACTTCAAGTTCCGCAAGGAGCTCCAGGGCCTCCGCGTTGGCCTCAACTTCGAG TTCTACAATCTTGAGGTGAATGACTTTGAGGCAAAGATAGTACTGAAGCCTCTAGACTACGACCGGAAATGGAAATTCCAGTACAAGCCCATCAGTGGTGACATACAGCTACTTTCCAAGAAGATACCAGTCACAAAGTTTCTAAATCTACAG GTTGGCATTGGCCACAATTATCATCTGAATGCAACTGGATGGAAGTGGAAGCTTTCTACTTGCCTGGGGGGAGACGGTGTCTCTCAGATAAGAAACAAGTCAAAACTCAGCTTGTTCCCAGGGTTTGATTTGAGGATTGGATGGAAAGCAGAGTATGTGCTTCCTGAGATTCATGG GGCTGTTGGCACAGGAGAACCAGCCTTCAGTATGAACTATGGAAGGTTGCATGCATCAATAGATCGGGTCGAGGCTATCGTTACTCAGTCAGATCAGTACTCTACTGATCTTCCAATGTGGAAAGGCGAGGGAGTTTCTTGA
- the LOC136490633 gene encoding signal peptidase complex subunit 2-like: MASGGAAATPAKVTPKKANLLDPYSIKHLLDETISDVVKSKGYTEDTRLGNWKLGIGAAVIAVALLAQFYPKKFPQNREFLLGCIALYPFLHWVCPIFCYTKEKDAILFTHPPAGSFNSTGLTISSKLPRFSDMYTLTIASADPQSISANKPVHFTKSVTKWFTKEGVLVEDLFWKDVEKLIDDYNSERKSK, translated from the exons ATGgcgagcggcggcgcggcggctacGCCGGCGAAGGTTACCCCAAAGAAGGCCAATCTCCTCGACCCGTACTCCATCAAGCACCTTCTCGACGAGACCATCTCCGAT GTCGTGAAGAGCAAGGGCTACACCGAGGACACGCGGCTGGGCAACTGGAAGCTGGGGATCGGGGCCGCCGTGATCGCTGTCGCCCTCCTCGCGCAGTTTTACCCCAAGAAGTTCCCGCAGAACCGCGAATTCCTCCTCGGCTGCATCGCACTATATCCTTTTCTTCACTGGGTTTGCCCTATCTTTTG CTACACCAAGGAGAAGGATGCCATCCTCTTCACGCACCCTCCTGCG GGTTCTTTCAACAGCACTGGCCTCACTATTTCTTCGAAATTACCAAGATTCTCGGACATGTACACTCTCACAATAGCAAGTGCTGATCCACAGTCTATCTCTGCAAACAAGCCAGTCCATTTCACTAAGAGCGTGACAAAGTG GTTTACAAAGGAAGGAGTTCTTGTGGAAGACCTGTTCTGGAAGGATGTTGAGAAGCTGATTGATGACTATAACAGTGAGCGCAAGAGTAAATGA